From one Streptomyces sp. R41 genomic stretch:
- the ectA gene encoding diaminobutyrate acetyltransferase → MTAAHADLQAEFLEMPEGLRIDRPEVADGATLWRIAKDSRTLDLNSSYSYLLWCRDFAGTSAVARDAEGTPVGFVTGYVRPERPRTLLVWQVAVDGAYRGRGLAAALLDGLTARVAEESEPALNTVETTITPGNTASERLFTSYARRHGATVEREVLFQAGQFPDGSHDPEVLYRIGPLSPHSSLSR, encoded by the coding sequence ATGACCGCCGCACACGCAGACCTGCAAGCGGAATTCCTGGAAATGCCGGAGGGCCTTCGGATAGACCGTCCGGAGGTGGCCGACGGGGCCACGCTCTGGCGTATCGCCAAGGACTCCAGAACCCTCGATCTGAACTCTTCGTACAGCTATCTCCTCTGGTGCCGTGACTTCGCCGGCACCTCGGCGGTGGCGCGCGACGCGGAGGGGACCCCCGTCGGTTTCGTCACCGGGTACGTCCGGCCCGAGCGCCCGCGCACGCTGCTCGTGTGGCAGGTGGCCGTCGACGGCGCGTACCGCGGGCGCGGGCTCGCCGCGGCGCTGCTCGACGGACTGACCGCGCGGGTCGCGGAGGAGAGCGAGCCGGCGCTGAACACCGTCGAGACCACGATCACGCCCGGCAACACCGCCTCCGAGCGCCTGTTCACGTCGTACGCGCGACGCCACGGCGCGACCGTCGAGCGCGAAGTGCTGTTCCAGGCCGGGCAGTTCCCCGACGGATCGCACGATCCCGAAGTGCTGTACCGCATCGGCCCCCTCTCCCCCCACTCCTCCCTCTCCCGCTGA
- the ectB gene encoding diaminobutyrate--2-oxoglutarate transaminase, with translation MSITQPDLSVFETLESEVRSYCRGWPTVFDRAQGSRMYDEDGHEYLDFFAGAGSLNYGHNNPVLKRALIDYLERDGVTHGLDMSTTAKRAFLEAFQNLVLRPRDLPYKVMFPGPTGTNAVESALKLARKVKGREAIVSFTNAFHGMSLGSLAVTGNAFKRAGAGIPLVHGTPMPFDNYFDGQVPDFLWFERLLEDQGSGLNQPAAVIVETVQGEGGINVARPEWLRALADLCRRRDMLLIVDDIQMGCGRTGAFFSFEEAGIVPDIVTVSKSISGYGLPMSLCLFKPELDIWEPGEHNGTFRGNNPAFVTATAALEAYWADGSAMEKQTRARGEQIEQALISITEENLADVKEYRGRGLVWGMEFTDKERAGRIAQRAFELGLLIETSGPESEVMKLLPALTITPDELDEGLRTLARAVRETA, from the coding sequence GTGAGCATCACCCAGCCCGACCTGAGCGTCTTCGAGACCCTGGAGTCGGAGGTGCGCAGCTACTGCCGTGGCTGGCCCACCGTCTTCGACCGGGCGCAGGGCAGCCGGATGTACGACGAGGACGGGCACGAGTACCTCGACTTCTTCGCCGGTGCGGGGTCGCTGAACTACGGGCACAACAACCCCGTGCTCAAACGGGCCCTCATCGACTACCTGGAGCGCGACGGCGTCACCCACGGGCTCGACATGTCGACGACCGCCAAGCGCGCCTTTCTGGAGGCCTTCCAGAACCTCGTCCTGCGCCCGCGCGATCTGCCGTACAAGGTCATGTTCCCGGGACCGACCGGCACCAACGCCGTGGAGTCCGCGCTGAAGTTGGCGCGGAAGGTGAAGGGGCGCGAGGCCATCGTGTCGTTCACGAATGCCTTCCACGGGATGTCCCTCGGATCGCTCGCCGTGACCGGCAATGCCTTCAAGCGGGCGGGCGCCGGGATTCCGCTCGTGCACGGCACTCCGATGCCGTTCGACAACTACTTCGACGGGCAGGTCCCCGACTTCCTCTGGTTCGAGCGGCTGCTCGAGGACCAGGGGTCGGGTCTCAACCAGCCCGCCGCGGTCATCGTCGAGACCGTGCAGGGCGAGGGCGGCATCAATGTCGCGCGGCCCGAGTGGCTGCGCGCCCTCGCCGATCTGTGCCGGCGGCGCGACATGCTGCTGATCGTCGACGACATCCAGATGGGCTGCGGACGGACGGGGGCGTTCTTCTCCTTCGAGGAGGCGGGCATCGTGCCCGACATCGTGACCGTCTCCAAGTCCATCAGCGGGTACGGGCTTCCCATGTCCCTGTGCCTGTTCAAGCCCGAGCTGGACATCTGGGAGCCGGGCGAGCACAACGGCACCTTCCGCGGCAACAACCCGGCGTTCGTGACGGCCACCGCGGCCCTGGAGGCGTACTGGGCCGACGGCTCCGCCATGGAGAAGCAGACCCGCGCCCGCGGCGAGCAGATCGAGCAGGCGCTGATCTCCATCACCGAGGAGAACCTCGCCGACGTCAAGGAGTACCGGGGGCGGGGACTCGTCTGGGGCATGGAGTTCACGGACAAGGAGCGCGCGGGGCGTATCGCGCAGCGCGCCTTCGAACTCGGGCTGCTCATCGAGACGTCCGGGCCGGAGAGCGAGGTCATGAAACTCCTCCCGGCGCTCACCATCACCCCCGACGAGCTCGACGAGGGGCTGCGCA
- a CDS encoding alanine--glyoxylate aminotransferase family protein: MTHPFLDLAPLSAAHFASIEDRVARLLSTEQDVVIMQGEALLPLEGAIRATAGPGTTALNVITGPYGQTFGDWLRDCGATVIDLAVPFHTAVTATQIREAFAEHPSIDFVSLVHAEAATGNTNPVAEIGEVVREHGALFYLDAVASIGAEPVLPDAWGVDLCVIGAQKAMGGPAGVSAVSVSERAWARMAANPAAPRRSYLSLLDWKHRWVDGGRKALLHAPAQLEMLALEACVERIEGEGLAAVMDRHASAAAATRAGAVALGGGLEPYVYAASDAAPVATTLRVPVGVDASALVAKALAADPVLPLVAGGGALAKEMIRVNHYGPDATRGVVHSSLAGLGAALAEFGVPVDLEGARRAVAGMWG; this comes from the coding sequence GTGACCCATCCCTTCCTGGACCTGGCGCCGCTGAGCGCCGCGCACTTCGCGTCGATCGAGGACCGCGTGGCCCGGCTGCTCTCCACCGAGCAGGACGTCGTGATCATGCAGGGCGAGGCGCTGCTCCCGCTGGAGGGGGCCATTCGCGCCACGGCCGGGCCCGGTACGACCGCGCTCAACGTCATCACCGGTCCGTACGGGCAGACCTTCGGGGACTGGCTGCGGGACTGCGGCGCGACGGTGATCGATCTGGCGGTGCCCTTCCACACGGCCGTCACCGCCACACAGATCCGCGAGGCCTTCGCCGAGCACCCGTCGATCGACTTCGTGTCGCTCGTGCACGCGGAGGCCGCCACCGGGAACACCAACCCGGTCGCGGAGATCGGCGAGGTGGTGCGCGAGCACGGCGCGCTCTTCTACCTGGACGCGGTCGCGTCGATCGGTGCCGAGCCGGTGCTGCCGGACGCGTGGGGTGTCGACCTGTGCGTGATCGGGGCGCAGAAGGCGATGGGCGGCCCCGCGGGGGTGTCGGCGGTGTCGGTGAGCGAGCGGGCGTGGGCGCGGATGGCCGCGAATCCTGCGGCGCCGCGTCGCTCGTATCTCTCCTTGCTGGACTGGAAGCACAGGTGGGTCGACGGCGGGCGCAAGGCGTTGCTGCACGCGCCGGCGCAGTTGGAGATGCTCGCGCTCGAGGCGTGCGTCGAGCGCATCGAGGGTGAGGGACTGGCTGCGGTGATGGACCGTCATGCCTCGGCCGCGGCGGCGACTCGGGCGGGGGCCGTTGCCCTGGGCGGCGGGCTCGAGCCGTATGTGTACGCGGCGTCCGACGCCGCGCCTGTCGCCACGACGTTGCGGGTGCCGGTGGGGGTCGACGCGTCGGCGCTGGTCGCCAAGGCGTTGGCCGCGGATCCGGTGCTTCCGTTGGTTGCGGGTGGGGGTGCGCTCGCGAAGGAGATGATCCGGGTGAACCACTATGGGCCCGATGCGACTCGGGGGGTCGTGCACTCCAGCCTTGCGGGGCTGGGGGCCGCGCTGGCCGAGTTCGGCGTTCCGGTGGATCTGGAGGGGGCGCGGAGGGCTGTGGCGGGGATGTGGGGCTGA
- a CDS encoding transporter substrate-binding domain-containing protein: protein MNSVLGRRTRILAATTATAGLLLVAGCSSDSGGGKATAKGVPVVKAGQLTTCTHLPYPPFQSEKNGKYEGFDVSLIDLVAKDLGVKQAIVDTPFETFKTGAFLNSGQCDLAAAGMTITEERKKNVDFSDPYFDATQAVLVDKKSGINSLADVKSKGKKLGAQAQTTGEDYVTKKGFDPVSFESSDAVLNGLRTGQVQAVVIDYPVVQGWLKDKANADAFKVVDNLNTGEQYGFTVKKGNTKLLAAINKTIKDAKADGTYKKLYEQWIGPYTAPAATGASTASAAPSAS, encoded by the coding sequence GTGAACTCGGTCCTCGGACGCCGGACCCGCATTCTGGCCGCCACCACCGCGACGGCCGGGCTGCTGCTCGTGGCCGGATGCTCCTCGGACAGCGGAGGAGGCAAGGCCACCGCCAAGGGGGTCCCCGTGGTGAAGGCGGGCCAGCTCACGACCTGCACGCACCTCCCGTACCCGCCGTTCCAGTCGGAGAAGAACGGCAAGTACGAGGGCTTCGACGTATCTCTCATCGACCTGGTCGCCAAGGACCTCGGTGTGAAGCAGGCCATCGTCGACACGCCCTTCGAGACCTTCAAGACGGGCGCGTTCCTCAACTCCGGCCAGTGCGACCTCGCCGCGGCCGGCATGACGATCACCGAGGAGCGCAAGAAGAACGTCGACTTCTCCGACCCGTACTTCGACGCGACCCAGGCCGTCCTGGTCGACAAGAAGAGCGGCATCAACTCCCTCGCCGACGTGAAGTCCAAGGGCAAGAAGCTCGGCGCGCAGGCGCAGACCACGGGCGAGGACTACGTGACGAAGAAAGGCTTCGACCCGGTCTCCTTCGAGTCCTCCGACGCGGTCCTCAACGGCCTGCGCACCGGCCAGGTCCAGGCCGTCGTCATCGACTACCCGGTCGTCCAGGGCTGGCTGAAGGACAAGGCCAACGCCGACGCCTTCAAGGTGGTCGACAACCTCAACACCGGTGAGCAGTACGGCTTCACGGTGAAGAAGGGCAACACCAAGCTCCTCGCCGCCATCAACAAGACGATCAAGGACGCGAAGGCCGACGGCACGTACAAGAAGCTGTACGAGCAGTGGATCGGCCCCTACACCGCTCCCGCGGCAACCGGTGCGTCCACGGCCTCGGCCGCCCCGTCCGCCTCATGA